TGGGCGCCCAGGCGCACCCGGTCGGCGTCGGCGATGCGCACCCCCGAGGGCGTCACGTAGTCGACCATGCGGGGAAACTTGTCGACCCCAAGCACGTTCAGCGGCTTGCCGGCCGCTCGGTGGCGCAGCTTGGCGGCGTCGAGTTCGCCTATTGCGACCGGTCCGGCGGTGGTCCATGCGACGTTGTTGAGGATGCCGAAGATGCCATCGAGGTTGATGGTTCGCGGCTGGACGAAGCGGTTGGACAGCAGATGCAGGCGCAGGTAGGCGTCGACGGCATCGGCGATGGGGTCGGCCAGGCTGGCGATGTCGCAGGCGACCTCGTAGACCTCGACGTTGCGAAGCTGGTCGACGGTGCACGCCGAGGCGAAGTCGAACTGTGAAGCGGCGTCGGCGGGTGCCTGGCCCAGGCCCAACACGGGGAACCAGGCGTCGAGGATGGTGCCGTCTGGGGTGCGGGTGGCAAGGCCGCGACCGTATGCGGCGTCGGTGCGAAGCGAAGTCATGGCCGACCAATCTAACCGCGGTGCTGCTGCAGTCCGCAGGTCGTGCCGCGGTCCTCAGACTCGCCTCAATGCAATTGCGGGACCTGGGGGTGAACAAACCGCGATCGGGTCGCCAACTCGCACCGACCCGCCGTTGATGACTACCGCCATGACACCAGCTCGGCGAACCGTGCCGAGGTGATCATCTCGATACAGCACCCGACCGAGCAGACCGGGCATGAAGTTCTCGATCTGACCGCACGGGTTGCGCAGGCCCGTCAGCGCCAGGATCACTTCGGACCCGACCCTGACAATGGCGCCTGTCGAGAGTTGGTGAAGGTCGATGCCTTTGGTGGTGATGTTCTCGCCGAGATCGCCTGGACCCACGTCGTAGCCGTGCGCCGCCAACTCGTCGAACAGTTCGGCAGGT
Above is a genomic segment from Acidimicrobiales bacterium containing:
- the dapD gene encoding 2,3,4,5-tetrahydropyridine-2,6-dicarboxylate N-succinyltransferase, with the protein product MTSLRTDAAYGRGLATRTPDGTILDAWFPVLGLGQAPADAASQFDFASACTVDQLRNVEVYEVACDIASLADPIADAVDAYLRLHLLSNRFVQPRTINLDGIFGILNNVAWTTAGPVAIGELDAAKLRHRAAGKPLNVLGVDKFPRMVDYVTPSGVRIADADRVRLGAHLSEGTTVMHEGFCNFNAGTLGTAMVEGRISAGVVMGDGSDLGGGASVMGTLSGGGTEVISIGERCLVGANAGIGISLGDDCVVAAGCYVTAGSKVTLPDGTVVKGKELSGVNNLMFWLNTETGRLEARPRSGTWGELNVELHASN
- a CDS encoding MOSC domain-containing protein; the encoded protein is MTADDHPAVHALHVSDEHTFSKRAVDSAELLAGIGVIGDAHAGPTVKHRSRVRADPTQPNLRQVHLIPAELFDELAAHGYDVGPGDLGENITTKGIDLHQLSTGAIVRVGSEVILALTGLRNPCGQIENFMPGLLGRVLYRDDHLGTVRRAGVMAVVINGGSVRVGDPIAVCSPPGPAIALRRV